A region of Reichenbachiella carrageenanivorans DNA encodes the following proteins:
- a CDS encoding 1-acyl-sn-glycerol-3-phosphate acyltransferase: MIRFLAKFIFITLLGWKIKGSISDKTKKCVIAIAPHTSYWDFFIGIVVRPINNLRSSFLVKKEVFKFAPMGWVVKRMGGIAVDRGKNNSSLIDQVIRIFKEREVMRLAITPEGTRSKVTEWKTGFYRIAVAANVPIILVSFDFAKKEVEFKEEFHPTGDMTADIDYIKSQFVGVQGKHPELG; this comes from the coding sequence ATGATCAGATTTCTCGCTAAATTTATTTTCATTACTCTTCTAGGATGGAAGATCAAAGGGAGCATCTCTGATAAAACCAAAAAATGTGTAATCGCAATAGCTCCTCATACGAGCTATTGGGATTTTTTTATTGGTATAGTCGTTCGGCCAATCAATAACCTCCGTTCTTCTTTTTTGGTGAAAAAAGAAGTTTTCAAATTTGCCCCTATGGGCTGGGTAGTGAAACGCATGGGAGGTATTGCTGTTGATAGGGGTAAAAACAACAGTAGTTTGATTGATCAAGTTATTAGAATATTCAAAGAAAGAGAGGTGATGCGTTTGGCGATCACGCCTGAAGGTACTCGGTCTAAGGTAACGGAATGGAAAACGGGTTTTTACCGCATTGCAGTAGCCGCTAATGTGCCTATTATCTTGGTTAGTTTCGATTTCGCTAAGAAAGAAGTTGAATTCAAGGAAGAATTCCATCCGACAGGCGATATGACTGCCGATATTGATTATATCAAAAGCCAGTTTGTGGGGGTACAAGGCAAACATCCCGAACTCGGATAG